From the genome of Amycolatopsis sp. NBC_01488, one region includes:
- a CDS encoding QsdR family transcriptional regulator produces MSQEFELAREWFLAGRRVDMGELAEALSISRATLHRRVGSRNRLLGEILWSLSSASIARLWPSCVGRGAAGVADFVSGYVRFANDSPPFRDFLRREPERALRLLTTRASVCQQRTTAELEKLLVGEVTAGRLEPPLPVPDLAYLLVRIGESFVYTDVITGDAPDAEKAYAAVTALLT; encoded by the coding sequence ATGTCTCAGGAGTTCGAACTGGCGCGCGAGTGGTTCCTGGCCGGCCGCCGGGTGGACATGGGCGAACTGGCGGAAGCGCTGTCGATCAGCCGGGCGACACTGCATCGCCGGGTCGGGTCCCGGAATCGGCTGCTCGGGGAGATCCTTTGGTCGCTTTCGTCCGCCTCCATCGCGCGGTTGTGGCCTTCGTGCGTCGGCCGTGGGGCTGCGGGGGTGGCCGACTTCGTGAGCGGATATGTTCGGTTTGCGAACGATTCGCCGCCTTTTCGGGACTTCCTGCGCCGCGAGCCAGAGCGGGCTTTGCGGCTGCTGACGACCCGCGCAAGCGTTTGCCAGCAACGGACTACGGCGGAGCTCGAGAAGCTGCTGGTCGGGGAGGTCACGGCTGGGCGGCTGGAGCCGCCGTTGCCGGTGCCGGACCTGGCCTACCTCCTGGTGCGGATCGGCGAGTCGTTCGTGTACACGGATGTGATCACCGGGGATGCGCCGGACGCGGAGAAGGCGTATGCCGCGGTTACCGCTTTACTGACGTGA
- a CDS encoding quinone oxidoreductase family protein, whose amino-acid sequence MRAVQVTEFGGPEVLTPVELPDPVAGPGEVLIDVERIGVNYADTHQAENSYLAPSKLPLVPGGEVVGAREGKRVVALLNGGGGYAEKAVAPEVTTFPLPDGIDDLTALSMLVQGTTAWVLLKKNAHLEKGESVVVHAAAGGVGTIAVQLAKAWGAGRVIATASSEEKRELALELGADVAVDSRAEDMTATLLEANNGRRVDVVLDMVGGTTTDQSIAALAPFGRLAFYGMAGRESPKPVELRNLLGHSTTVSGMWLPHVFRLPGNVFGTALNELFDLVLEGKLKAIPGGEFPLSDARDAHEALRSRKTVGKLLLDPGK is encoded by the coding sequence ATGCGTGCAGTGCAGGTGACCGAGTTCGGCGGACCCGAGGTGCTCACCCCCGTCGAGCTGCCCGATCCCGTGGCCGGGCCCGGTGAGGTGCTCATCGACGTCGAGCGGATCGGCGTCAACTACGCCGACACCCACCAGGCCGAGAACAGCTACCTCGCCCCGAGCAAGCTGCCGCTCGTCCCCGGCGGTGAGGTGGTCGGGGCCCGCGAAGGCAAGCGTGTCGTCGCCCTGCTGAACGGCGGTGGCGGGTACGCCGAGAAGGCCGTCGCGCCCGAGGTGACCACCTTCCCCCTGCCAGACGGCATCGACGACCTCACCGCTCTGTCCATGCTGGTCCAGGGCACCACCGCCTGGGTGCTGCTCAAGAAGAACGCTCACCTCGAAAAGGGTGAATCGGTCGTCGTGCACGCTGCCGCCGGTGGGGTGGGGACCATCGCCGTGCAGCTCGCCAAGGCCTGGGGTGCCGGGCGCGTCATCGCCACCGCCAGCAGTGAAGAGAAGCGCGAGCTGGCGCTCGAACTCGGTGCCGACGTCGCCGTCGACTCGCGGGCCGAAGACATGACCGCGACCCTCCTCGAGGCGAACAACGGCCGCCGCGTCGACGTCGTGCTCGACATGGTCGGCGGCACGACCACCGACCAGAGCATCGCCGCCCTCGCGCCGTTCGGGCGGCTCGCCTTCTACGGCATGGCCGGGCGAGAGAGCCCGAAGCCCGTCGAGCTGCGCAACCTCCTCGGCCACAGCACCACCGTCAGCGGCATGTGGCTGCCGCACGTCTTCCGGCTCCCGGGCAACGTCTTCGGGACGGCGCTGAACGAGCTGTTCGACCTGGTGCTCGAAGGCAAGCTCAAGGCGATCCCGGGCGGCGAGTTCCCTCTGTCGGACGCCCGCGACGCGCACGAGGCCCTGCGCTCCCGCAAGACCGTCGGCAAGCTACTGCTCGACCCCGGCAAGTAG
- a CDS encoding aminodeoxychorismate synthase component I, protein MRVTSRALRTNVTPARAFSVLAHHNASRGLPPPAMLSGEWFGSPAVIAPSLQVSSGTPSFPSFPAPVDAPPGVVGGGWFGYLSYDLADPSGRRGALPPSAWGWADHVLRWSASGTCHLESLDGGGPSVSTMESLLTAPPTPLSWSAGPLRRPLPSEHRDAVKACVHAIEAGELFQANICSRFTGSFSGSPAALFASGVSSLSPRRASFLSGSWGSVVSFSPELFLARHGRAVRSTPIKGTLPRRGPQDDGNALLLRQSAKDVAENVMITDLVRNDLGRVCEVGSVTVPSLLKVRPAPGVWHLDSTVTGVLRPSVSDSSLLDATFPPGSVTGAPKIRALDLIASLEPCGRGVYTGAIGLVSPAAGLELNVAIRTFEIAAGTISLGVGGGITADSDPEAEWQECLHKAAPLERLLAGVEQ, encoded by the coding sequence ATGCGCGTGACGAGCAGGGCACTTCGGACGAATGTCACGCCCGCGCGCGCCTTTTCGGTACTCGCTCACCACAACGCCTCCCGCGGGCTGCCGCCGCCGGCGATGCTGTCCGGCGAGTGGTTCGGCTCACCGGCCGTGATCGCGCCGTCGCTTCAGGTGTCGTCCGGGACTCCCTCCTTTCCTTCTTTTCCGGCGCCGGTCGACGCGCCGCCCGGGGTGGTCGGCGGCGGCTGGTTCGGGTACCTGTCGTACGACCTGGCGGATCCGTCGGGCCGTCGCGGCGCGTTGCCGCCGTCCGCGTGGGGCTGGGCGGACCACGTGCTGCGGTGGTCCGCGTCGGGCACCTGCCACCTGGAGTCCCTGGACGGCGGCGGGCCGTCGGTGTCCACAATGGAGTCTCTGCTGACTGCTCCGCCGACGCCGCTTTCCTGGTCCGCGGGACCACTGCGACGTCCACTGCCCTCGGAGCACCGGGACGCCGTGAAGGCGTGCGTGCACGCGATCGAGGCCGGGGAGCTGTTCCAGGCGAACATCTGCAGCCGGTTCACCGGATCGTTCTCCGGGTCCCCAGCGGCGCTGTTCGCCTCCGGCGTTTCTTCGCTGTCCCCCCGCCGCGCGTCCTTCCTGTCCGGCTCCTGGGGGTCGGTGGTGTCGTTTTCGCCGGAGCTGTTCCTCGCGCGGCACGGCCGTGCGGTGCGCTCGACGCCCATCAAGGGGACGCTCCCCCGGCGCGGACCTCAGGACGACGGAAATGCCTTGCTGCTGCGCCAATCCGCGAAGGACGTCGCGGAGAACGTGATGATCACCGACCTGGTGCGCAACGATCTGGGCCGGGTGTGCGAGGTGGGGTCGGTGACGGTGCCGTCACTGCTGAAGGTCCGTCCGGCGCCGGGGGTCTGGCACCTGGACTCGACGGTGACGGGCGTGCTGCGCCCGTCGGTGTCGGACTCTTCGCTGCTCGACGCGACTTTTCCGCCAGGCTCGGTGACGGGCGCGCCGAAGATCCGCGCACTGGACCTGATCGCGTCCCTGGAACCCTGCGGACGCGGGGTTTACACGGGCGCGATCGGCCTGGTGTCGCCGGCGGCCGGACTGGAGCTGAACGTCGCGATCCGGACGTTCGAGATCGCGGCGGGCACGATTTCCCTCGGCGTCGGCGGCGGCATCACGGCCGATTCGGACCCGGAGGCGGAGTGGCAGGAGTGCCTCCACAAGGCGGCACCCCTGGAACGCCTACTTGCCGGGGTCGAGCAGTAG
- a CDS encoding glycoside hydrolase family 25 protein, which translates to MTEPEAELGISLSHREHVADWQAVRGAQTRFVSVTISENVNWSSSASERNLAGAQEAGLHVGGRHYARPGAVHDQADHFVRTASRLGAFAPGSLAPALEVAAPSVDDRFIKAWIKHVRHAARIERVLVYADHDCWAHRLHPDRWADSEVVLWLVRHNGIPGRPGWFHSRLGVHQHACSPDVPGIDGPVEQNAVVYPFTLGDLLL; encoded by the coding sequence GTGACGGAGCCGGAAGCCGAACTCGGCATCTCGCTGTCCCACCGCGAGCACGTGGCCGACTGGCAGGCCGTGCGGGGCGCGCAGACCCGGTTCGTCTCGGTGACGATCAGCGAGAACGTCAACTGGAGCAGCTCCGCGTCGGAACGCAACCTCGCCGGCGCCCAGGAAGCCGGGCTGCACGTCGGCGGCCGTCACTACGCGCGGCCCGGCGCGGTGCACGACCAGGCCGACCACTTCGTGCGGACGGCCAGCAGGCTCGGCGCGTTCGCACCCGGGTCGCTGGCGCCGGCGCTGGAGGTGGCGGCGCCGAGCGTCGACGACCGGTTCATCAAGGCGTGGATCAAGCACGTCCGGCACGCGGCGCGCATCGAGCGGGTGCTCGTCTACGCCGACCACGACTGCTGGGCGCACCGGCTGCACCCGGACCGCTGGGCCGACAGCGAGGTCGTGCTGTGGCTGGTCCGGCACAACGGCATCCCCGGGCGGCCGGGCTGGTTCCACTCCCGGCTCGGCGTGCACCAGCACGCGTGCAGCCCGGACGTGCCGGGCATCGACGGGCCGGTCGAGCAGAACGCCGTCGTGTACCCGTTCACATTGGGCGACCTTTTGCTGTAG